A part of Alphaproteobacteria bacterium genomic DNA contains:
- a CDS encoding LLM class flavin-dependent oxidoreductase, with protein sequence MRLGVFTMPMHDPARDYTQVLEEDRQAIILADRLGYDEYWVGEHFSSLNEPVPSPLMFMASVISETKNIVFGTGVINLPQHHPVAVAAQVAQFDHLCRGRYIFGIGVGSLVSDVGMVGTGEPPERGRRLMESLEIIDMLWSKEPPYDYDGEFWKIKLDEGINRDFGVGWVPRPFQKPSPPIAISVLSPNSRTALEAGRRGWIPVSGNFMHSRYLRSHWDMYAQGAAEAGQPADPSIWRVSRSILVGESDQQALDYLYDPNSGLSHYYKYFRYSFGRRGVAKMGVNDESMADEDITIDDFKAALPIVGDSRTVLDRMIALIDETGPFGTLLANGHEWDNPALWQGSMRRLAEEIMPKLSQHADSMRAAAD encoded by the coding sequence ATGCGCCTTGGCGTTTTCACCATGCCTATGCACGACCCGGCCCGCGACTATACGCAGGTGCTGGAGGAAGACCGCCAGGCGATCATTCTGGCGGACCGGCTCGGCTATGATGAATACTGGGTCGGCGAGCATTTCAGTTCGCTGAACGAACCGGTCCCCTCGCCCCTGATGTTCATGGCGTCGGTCATTTCCGAAACGAAGAACATCGTCTTCGGCACCGGGGTCATCAATCTGCCGCAACACCATCCCGTCGCCGTCGCGGCGCAGGTCGCGCAATTCGACCACCTGTGCCGGGGCCGTTATATCTTCGGCATCGGCGTCGGTTCGCTGGTGTCCGATGTCGGCATGGTCGGCACGGGCGAACCGCCGGAGCGCGGCCGGCGGCTGATGGAATCGCTGGAAATCATCGACATGCTGTGGTCGAAGGAACCGCCCTACGATTACGACGGAGAATTCTGGAAGATCAAGCTGGACGAGGGCATCAACAGGGACTTCGGTGTCGGCTGGGTGCCACGTCCCTTCCAGAAACCGAGCCCGCCCATCGCGATTTCCGTGCTGTCGCCCAATTCGCGCACCGCGCTGGAAGCGGGCAGGCGCGGCTGGATTCCGGTGTCCGGAAACTTTATGCATTCGCGCTACCTGCGCTCCCACTGGGACATGTACGCACAGGGCGCCGCCGAAGCGGGACAGCCGGCGGATCCGTCGATCTGGCGCGTATCGCGTTCGATCCTGGTCGGCGAAAGCGACCAGCAGGCACTGGATTACCTGTACGATCCCAATTCCGGGCTATCGCATTACTACAAGTATTTCCGCTACAGCTTCGGCCGCCGCGGCGTCGCCAAGATGGGCGTGAACGACGAGAGCATGGCCGACGAGGACATCACCATCGACGATTTCAAGGCGGCGCTGCCGATTGTCGGCGACTCCAGGACGGTGCTGGACCGCATGATCGCGCTGATCGATGAAACCGGCCCCTTCGGCACCCTGCTGGCGAACGGTCATGAATGGGACAATCCCGCATTGTGGCAGGGTTCGATGCGGCGGCTGGCCGAAGAAATCATGCCGAAGCTTTCGCAACACGCGGATTCGATGCGCGCCGCCGCGGACTGA
- a CDS encoding SDR family oxidoreductase codes for MEVSGKKAIVFGGTSGIGLATTKRLAALGASVIAVSRNPDKAGDVPAGVTLKQCDVLDRDALAALFAECAPFDILVSAATGGNRAVGRFLDMDMDGYQASFAKLWGYANVVRFGTPHLADDGCIVLVSGSPARKMKPGQIAISSVGGAVESFARGVATEIAPKRINVLSPGSIDTPMVSMEGDARKAFYEKATAKNVIPRPGTADECAQGIIFLVQNDFVTGTTVDVDGGWLIS; via the coding sequence ATGGAAGTCTCAGGCAAAAAGGCAATCGTATTCGGCGGCACGTCAGGCATCGGCCTGGCCACAACGAAGCGGCTGGCGGCGCTCGGCGCCAGTGTCATCGCGGTGAGCCGCAATCCGGACAAGGCGGGCGACGTCCCCGCCGGTGTCACGCTGAAGCAGTGCGACGTCCTCGACCGGGATGCGCTGGCGGCGCTGTTCGCGGAATGCGCGCCCTTCGACATTCTGGTCAGCGCCGCGACCGGCGGAAACCGCGCCGTCGGCCGCTTTCTCGACATGGATATGGACGGGTATCAGGCGTCGTTCGCGAAGCTGTGGGGCTATGCCAATGTTGTCCGTTTCGGTACGCCGCATCTGGCCGACGACGGCTGTATCGTCCTGGTCAGCGGCAGCCCCGCCCGCAAGATGAAGCCGGGCCAGATCGCGATTTCATCGGTCGGCGGTGCTGTCGAATCCTTCGCCCGCGGCGTTGCAACGGAAATCGCGCCGAAACGGATCAATGTGCTGTCACCCGGGTCCATCGACACACCCATGGTTTCGATGGAAGGCGATGCGCGAAAGGCGTTCTACGAAAAGGCAACCGCGAAGAACGTGATCCCCCGTCCCGGAACGGCGGACGAATGCGCCCAGGGGATCATCTTCCTGGTCCAGAACGACTTCGTCACAGGCACGACCGTGGACGTCGACGGGGGCTGGCTGATATCCTGA
- a CDS encoding MFS transporter → MRDRTTTGLFSFGLVFSLLPSMSFPATMPALMADLQFTASEAGWLGGIYFAGYACAVPVLSSGTDRVGAKSIYLTSCLVAVVSSLAFAFWAEGFWSAFIPRLLGGAALAGVHMPGLKLLTDMVGEKFRMRGAGIYASSYALGSATSFLFAGFIEAASNWHFVYGLAALGPALAAACVLATPKTPTAAGGPIARIQLRPLLRNRPLMSYIVAYAGNTWEVFSIRVWFVAYLAWILSRPDNDIDLPPLAVVSGVAAIAGVPASVVVSELALRVGREKAIIATCGISVAVCLGLAMSTGAASLVILPLLILLQISSFADVGSLTAGAIAACEPGRRGTSLALFAFTGSLTGFLGPVIVGISLDAFGGFEQGTGWTAAFLVMAIGSTVAALSVWHLKTNLPK, encoded by the coding sequence TTGCGGGACCGAACAACGACAGGCCTGTTCTCATTCGGCCTCGTCTTCAGCTTGCTGCCAAGCATGAGCTTTCCGGCAACGATGCCGGCGTTGATGGCGGACTTGCAGTTTACGGCTTCCGAGGCCGGCTGGCTTGGCGGGATTTATTTTGCCGGATACGCCTGTGCCGTTCCTGTACTGTCATCGGGAACAGACCGCGTCGGCGCGAAGTCCATCTATCTGACAAGCTGCCTGGTTGCCGTGGTCAGTAGCCTGGCGTTCGCATTCTGGGCGGAGGGATTTTGGAGCGCCTTTATTCCGCGGCTTCTCGGCGGCGCCGCGCTCGCGGGTGTTCACATGCCGGGGCTGAAATTGCTGACGGATATGGTCGGCGAAAAATTCAGGATGCGCGGCGCCGGTATCTATGCGTCCAGTTACGCACTGGGTAGTGCGACATCATTTCTGTTTGCGGGATTTATCGAAGCCGCCTCGAACTGGCATTTCGTCTATGGGTTGGCTGCGCTGGGCCCGGCGCTGGCGGCGGCATGCGTCCTGGCGACGCCGAAGACTCCAACCGCCGCAGGCGGACCGATAGCCCGGATTCAATTGCGGCCGTTACTGAGAAACCGTCCGCTGATGTCGTATATCGTCGCATATGCGGGAAACACGTGGGAGGTGTTCTCGATACGCGTATGGTTCGTCGCCTATCTGGCATGGATACTGAGCCGGCCGGACAACGATATCGATTTGCCGCCACTGGCCGTGGTTTCAGGTGTCGCGGCAATCGCCGGAGTTCCTGCCAGCGTTGTGGTTTCAGAGCTTGCGCTGCGTGTCGGCCGGGAAAAGGCAATTATCGCAACCTGCGGCATTTCCGTTGCCGTATGTCTCGGGTTGGCCATGTCCACCGGCGCGGCAAGCCTCGTGATCCTGCCGCTGCTGATCCTGTTGCAAATTTCCAGCTTTGCCGATGTCGGCTCCCTGACCGCCGGTGCGATTGCAGCCTGCGAACCCGGCAGGCGCGGGACGTCACTTGCCCTCTTTGCATTTACGGGATCGCTAACCGGTTTCCTGGGGCCCGTCATCGTCGGCATCTCGCTCGATGCATTTGGTGGTTTCGAACAGGGGACGGGATGGACGGCGGCATTCCTTGTCATGGCGATCGGTTCGACGGTCGCGGCGCTATCGGTCTGGCACTTGAAAACGAACCTTCCAAAATAA